From the Nodularia sp. NIES-3585 genome, one window contains:
- a CDS encoding tetratricopeptide repeat protein: MLTQLLHWLNKFSNYPVGNKQSRSLKAARGLEVSQTPPELTNGDLEVLYTQLLAGVQQGRGQQWALEYLQRMEDRISVERWIDWLLIFGEKLLLSPAPNHQLATQMMQLGELGIGKVGELSYDIGIRLLTGELGEEEESETATPEILDMPLDSPGQELIRSLGELLWESDDPEFETTAATPQIDSPSEILTENTKEIIWEYAVETAETTAATPEIDSPSEILTENTEEIIWEYAVETAEITTAKLVTPSDEDVIGNLSELLGEPEEQKAQIMKSEPEVAIVSSLGNGDESLAKWEQSLNLVPQLAANLSPTNQMSAITAGQPDVEAQDWFYQGLQQAKTGNLVEAIASYNQAIEMNPDVFEYWFNRGLTLFHLEYFVEAIASYDEALALKPNHYKSWYNRGGTLGELGRFEEAIISFDRAIEIQPHKAEAFASKALALLKLGQISEAISSYDQALDLEPEEPENWYYRGIALAVSEQYPEAIASYDQAIEIQPDFHEVWIDRGVVLFTLGSWSEAIASWDQALATQPDLYLAWYNRGIALDNLGQREEAIASYHNAIAIKPDFHLAWYNQALALFHLERFAEAIVTYDNALQIKLDYWEAWIGRGTAAGHLATHTPLNSLTSIATQNPALQQGGYEGKLASLEAGLKHIRPDTHPEGWGRLHIAKANTYYERGKKYPTSRNYWYQAINEYNQALLTITTADFTELHLEVLQSLIKALLGIGQTAQAQELQQQAADLLAQILTDSTRSDETKKQLALKFAGIGQLEVDLAVEYGDLVEAWEMAEQGKNSCLTWLLSDWHEQIYSHYYSAVQQLLNPHTAIIYWHISPVALHTFIIKDQAPSPILLFTPIKDVGTIDLEKNNQLIHELPLPEAVKRLIEFEDWLENWHQEYQEYLNQAQDQHSKINHVWRVDMEEKLLQLQNILQISTITQELEDITQLILIPHRDLNRLPLHTLFHTSSQSQSELPNDFTISYLPSVQKGLSVKAESIWQLPHQMLLSVEYPNSTQSSPLKFAKLESEIISQMFTNPQRIQGSNATRNEVANALFDQHNIFHFSGRVINNYSEPKKSALTLVDEDQITLAEICQINLNSYKLVTFSACETARAKNQKITTEYMDLARGFICRGVPHVVSTLWTVESSANALVMIEFYRRLQLNKSPVTALAEATLWLKELTALDLTQWYENLLNNLDPDELKVKAYLATYLYRSSKMVPNKKLYNHPYYWAAYTINGIIS, encoded by the coding sequence CTACAGCGTATGGAAGACCGCATCAGTGTTGAGCGGTGGATAGATTGGCTACTGATATTTGGCGAAAAATTGCTTTTATCACCAGCCCCTAATCATCAGTTAGCAACTCAGATGATGCAACTAGGTGAACTGGGAATTGGCAAAGTTGGTGAACTTTCTTACGACATTGGTATCCGGTTGTTGACAGGAGAACTGGGTGAGGAGGAAGAGAGTGAAACCGCAACGCCTGAAATATTGGATATGCCACTAGACTCTCCAGGACAGGAGTTGATACGTAGTTTAGGCGAATTGTTGTGGGAGTCTGACGATCCAGAATTTGAAACTACCGCAGCAACACCCCAAATAGATTCTCCTTCAGAAATATTGACTGAGAATACCAAGGAAATCATCTGGGAATATGCAGTTGAAACAGCGGAAACTACCGCAGCAACACCCGAAATAGATTCTCCTTCAGAAATATTGACTGAGAATACCGAGGAAATAATCTGGGAATATGCAGTTGAAACAGCGGAAATTACCACAGCAAAACTCGTCACTCCGAGTGATGAAGATGTAATCGGCAATTTAAGCGAACTTTTAGGGGAGCCAGAAGAACAAAAGGCTCAGATCATGAAATCAGAACCCGAAGTAGCAATAGTATCTTCTTTGGGGAATGGGGATGAGTCTTTGGCGAAGTGGGAACAGAGTCTTAATTTAGTTCCACAGCTAGCTGCTAATCTGTCACCGACAAACCAGATGTCAGCTATTACTGCTGGTCAACCTGATGTTGAGGCGCAAGATTGGTTTTATCAAGGACTTCAGCAAGCTAAAACAGGTAACTTGGTAGAAGCGATCGCTTCTTATAACCAAGCCATAGAAATGAACCCTGATGTCTTTGAATATTGGTTTAACAGGGGTTTAACTTTATTTCATTTAGAATATTTTGTAGAAGCGATCGCCTCTTATGACGAAGCCTTAGCACTAAAACCCAATCACTACAAATCTTGGTATAACCGGGGTGGGACTTTAGGTGAATTAGGACGATTTGAAGAAGCAATCATCTCTTTTGACAGAGCCATAGAAATTCAGCCGCATAAAGCAGAAGCTTTTGCTAGCAAAGCTTTAGCGCTGTTGAAATTAGGACAAATCAGTGAAGCAATTTCGAGTTATGACCAAGCCCTGGATCTGGAACCAGAAGAACCAGAAAACTGGTATTACCGAGGTATAGCCTTAGCTGTCAGTGAACAATATCCAGAAGCGATCGCCTCTTACGACCAAGCCATAGAAATTCAACCAGATTTCCATGAAGTCTGGATTGACCGGGGTGTAGTGTTATTTACTTTAGGAAGTTGGTCAGAAGCGATCGCCTCCTGGGATCAAGCCCTGGCGACTCAACCAGATTTATACTTAGCTTGGTATAACCGGGGTATAGCTTTAGACAACTTAGGACAAAGAGAAGAAGCGATCGCCTCCTACCACAACGCCATAGCAATCAAACCCGACTTTCACTTAGCTTGGTATAACCAAGCACTGGCGTTGTTCCATTTAGAAAGATTTGCCGAAGCGATCGTTACCTACGACAACGCCTTACAAATTAAACTAGACTACTGGGAAGCTTGGATTGGTCGAGGAACCGCTGCTGGTCATTTAGCTACCCACACACCGTTAAATTCCTTAACTAGCATCGCCACACAAAATCCTGCCTTGCAACAGGGCGGCTACGAAGGTAAACTAGCCAGCTTAGAAGCAGGGTTGAAACATATTCGCCCAGATACCCACCCAGAAGGTTGGGGTAGACTGCACATAGCAAAAGCTAATACTTACTACGAACGAGGTAAAAAATATCCCACATCTCGTAATTATTGGTATCAAGCCATAAATGAGTACAATCAAGCCCTGTTAACCATCACAACAGCAGATTTTACCGAATTGCATTTAGAAGTTTTGCAATCTCTGATTAAAGCACTTTTAGGTATAGGTCAAACAGCACAAGCACAAGAACTACAGCAACAAGCCGCCGATTTATTAGCACAAATACTGACTGACTCAACTCGTTCTGATGAAACTAAAAAACAACTAGCGCTCAAATTTGCGGGAATTGGTCAACTAGAAGTTGATTTAGCCGTAGAGTACGGCGACTTAGTAGAAGCCTGGGAAATGGCAGAACAGGGCAAAAACTCTTGTTTAACTTGGCTACTATCTGATTGGCATGAACAGATTTACTCACACTACTACAGTGCAGTTCAACAACTTCTCAATCCCCACACAGCAATTATTTACTGGCATATTAGCCCAGTTGCTTTACATACCTTCATTATCAAAGACCAAGCCCCATCACCGATTTTACTGTTTACACCCATAAAAGATGTAGGCACAATAGACTTAGAAAAAAACAACCAGCTAATTCATGAATTGCCTTTACCCGAAGCTGTAAAACGCTTAATTGAATTTGAAGATTGGTTAGAAAATTGGCATCAAGAATACCAGGAATATCTGAATCAAGCCCAAGACCAACACAGCAAAATTAATCATGTTTGGCGAGTAGACATGGAAGAAAAGCTGTTGCAACTTCAAAATATTCTCCAAATTTCCACAATTACACAAGAACTCGAAGACATCACCCAACTAATTTTAATTCCCCACCGAGACTTAAATAGATTGCCTCTCCATACTCTTTTTCATACCTCTTCACAGTCCCAGTCAGAACTACCAAATGATTTCACAATTAGCTATTTGCCCAGTGTCCAGAAAGGTTTGTCTGTAAAAGCTGAAAGCATATGGCAATTGCCCCATCAAATGTTGCTTAGTGTCGAGTACCCCAACAGCACACAATCTTCCCCACTAAAATTTGCCAAATTGGAATCTGAAATTATTAGCCAGATGTTCACTAATCCCCAACGCATCCAGGGATCTAATGCTACGAGAAATGAAGTAGCAAATGCCTTATTTGACCAACATAATATTTTTCATTTTTCCGGGCGTGTAATCAACAACTACAGTGAACCGAAAAAATCAGCCTTGACATTAGTAGATGAAGACCAAATAACCTTAGCAGAAATTTGTCAGATAAATCTCAATAGTTATAAATTGGTGACGTTTTCGGCTTGTGAAACAGCCAGAGCGAAAAATCAGAAAATTACTACTGAATATATGGATTTAGCCCGTGGTTTTATTTGTAGGGGAGTTCCCCATGTGGTAAGTACCTTATGGACTGTAGAATCATCTGCCAACGCTTTAGTGATGATTGAATTCTATAGAAGACTACAGCTAAATAAATCACCAGTTACTGCCTTAGCTGAAGCCACATTATGGTTAAAAGAACTAACTGCCCTTGACCTCACACAATGGTATGAAAATCTCCTAAATAATCTAGATCCTGATGAGTTAAAAGTTAAGGCTTATTTAGCAACATATTTATATAGAAGTAGTAAAATGGTTCCCAATAAGAAACTTTACAATCATCCTTACTACTGGGCAGCATATACAATTAATGGTATTATTTCTTAA
- a CDS encoding putative 2-dehydropantoate 2-reductase — translation MSDSRKYAILGTGALGGFYGAKLQQAGLDVHFLLKSDYEQVSQSGLFVESKDGDFTLTQVNAYNNVEQMPRCDVVIVALKTTQNHLLPKLLPPVVKDSGVVLVLQNGLGVEENIARIVSNVQVMGGLCFLCSNKVGAGHIRHLDYGKITLGEYTPEYQQHSITDRMQQIADDFQNAGIPIELAADLLVARWQKLVWNIPYNGLSVILNATTDELMADADTRKLVEQLMNEVAAGAKSSGRIIPESFIQTMLNYTVKMKPYRTSMKIDYDQHRPLEVEAIFGNPLKKVQAAGVNLPQINCMYHQLKFLNKRNSLA, via the coding sequence ATGAGCGATTCTCGCAAGTACGCCATCCTCGGAACTGGTGCATTAGGTGGGTTTTATGGCGCTAAATTGCAACAAGCTGGTTTAGATGTCCACTTTTTGCTCAAGAGTGATTACGAACAAGTCAGCCAATCTGGTTTATTTGTCGAATCAAAAGATGGTGATTTTACCCTTACTCAAGTTAACGCCTATAACAATGTAGAGCAGATGCCACGATGTGATGTAGTCATAGTGGCACTGAAGACGACTCAAAACCATTTACTACCGAAATTATTACCACCGGTGGTTAAAGATAGTGGTGTAGTATTGGTATTGCAAAACGGTTTGGGTGTGGAAGAGAATATTGCCCGAATTGTCAGTAATGTTCAAGTTATGGGTGGATTATGTTTTTTGTGTTCCAATAAAGTGGGAGCAGGACATATCCGCCACCTAGATTATGGAAAAATTACCTTGGGTGAATATACCCCTGAATATCAACAGCATTCGATTACAGACAGAATGCAGCAGATTGCTGATGACTTTCAAAATGCTGGTATCCCCATTGAATTAGCCGCCGACTTACTGGTGGCGCGTTGGCAAAAACTCGTATGGAATATACCCTACAATGGCCTGTCTGTAATTCTCAATGCTACAACAGACGAACTAATGGCAGATGCTGACACCCGGAAATTAGTTGAACAATTAATGAATGAAGTAGCAGCTGGGGCGAAAAGTTCCGGGCGCATCATTCCTGAAAGCTTTATTCAAACTATGCTCAATTACACCGTCAAAATGAAACCTTACCGTACCAGTATGAAAATTGACTATGATCAACACCGACCCCTAGAGGTAGAAGCCATTTTCGGGAACCCATTAAAAAAAGTGCAAGCAGCCGGTGTAAATTTACCACAAATTAATTGTATGTATCATCAACTCAAGTTTCTAAATAAAAGAAATAGTCTTGCTTAA
- a CDS encoding molybdenum cofactor biosynthesis protein MoaE: protein MSNTLAPTIKPKTEDSFAITFAPLSLEEIYAKANDPANGAVVVMTGMVRNQTDGQPVIALEYQAYEPMALRVFYQIAADIRSSWSDVNRVIIYHRVGRLRVGEISVLVAVGCPHRSEAFEACRYAIDTLKHNAPIWKKEYYCRLSEDGSQITESTWVSIKACQHQ from the coding sequence ATGTCAAATACACTAGCCCCTACAATTAAACCAAAAACCGAAGATAGTTTTGCCATCACCTTTGCGCCATTATCCCTAGAAGAAATCTACGCCAAAGCCAACGACCCAGCTAATGGTGCAGTGGTAGTAATGACTGGAATGGTTCGCAATCAAACTGATGGACAACCTGTAATTGCTTTAGAATATCAAGCTTATGAACCAATGGCATTAAGAGTTTTTTATCAAATTGCTGCTGATATTCGTTCCTCTTGGTCTGATGTAAATCGGGTAATCATTTATCATCGCGTTGGGCGTTTGCGAGTGGGAGAAATCAGCGTGTTAGTAGCCGTTGGTTGTCCTCATCGTAGTGAAGCCTTTGAAGCTTGCCGTTATGCTATTGATACCCTCAAACATAATGCCCCCATTTGGAAAAAAGAATACTATTGCAGACTTTCAGAAGATGGCTCCCAAATTACGGAATCCACTTGGGTATCTATAAAGGCTTGCCAGCACCAATGA
- a CDS encoding response regulator: protein MFPKKKSNGAILIVDDNPTNLEVLSDTLTADGFQVAVAIDGETALEQLKYYQAELIILDIMMPGIDGFETCKRLQSNPLTCDIPVIFATALSDVSNKLTGLSLGAVDYITKPFQCEEVLARIQIQLKLRKLDKVLKEQNVLLKQEILQRQAAENLLKKLNQELEKRVYNRTIELSKTLQQLEQTQVQLVHNEKMSSLGRLVAGIAHEINNPINFIYANLHYAMEHSQNLFTLLELCQKNLTSLPSEIQHYFQEVDFEYLQEDLPKILSSMEVGSERISQIVLSLRNFSRLDEAHKKSVNIHEGIESTLLILQERLNGRADRQKIQVIRAYGELPLVECYASHLNQVFMNLLINAIDALDEQNSPPLLINKLEPPTIWIRTEISHQNWVKISISDNGSGIPTDIQSKIFDPFFTTKPVGKGTGLGLSISYQIIVEKHHGQLSCYSEIGKRTEFVINIPC, encoded by the coding sequence ATGTTTCCTAAAAAAAAGTCCAATGGGGCTATTTTAATAGTGGATGACAATCCCACTAACTTGGAAGTTTTATCAGATACTTTAACTGCTGATGGGTTTCAGGTTGCAGTTGCCATTGATGGAGAAACAGCACTAGAGCAACTTAAATATTACCAAGCAGAACTGATTATATTAGATATTATGATGCCTGGTATTGATGGATTTGAAACCTGCAAACGTCTGCAATCAAATCCCTTGACTTGTGATATTCCTGTGATATTTGCAACGGCATTATCTGATGTTAGTAATAAGTTAACTGGTTTATCTTTAGGTGCGGTTGATTATATTACTAAACCATTTCAATGTGAAGAGGTTTTGGCAAGAATTCAAATTCAATTAAAGTTACGTAAGTTGGATAAAGTTTTAAAAGAGCAAAATGTTCTGTTGAAACAGGAGATTTTGCAACGCCAAGCCGCAGAAAATTTGTTGAAGAAGCTTAATCAAGAATTAGAGAAGAGAGTATATAACAGAACAATAGAACTATCCAAAACATTACAGCAGCTAGAACAAACCCAGGTTCAGTTAGTACACAATGAGAAAATGTCTTCTTTAGGACGGCTTGTTGCTGGTATAGCCCATGAAATCAATAATCCGATTAACTTTATTTATGCTAATCTGCACTATGCAATGGAACATAGTCAAAATCTGTTCACATTGCTAGAACTTTGTCAAAAAAATCTGACTAGTTTACCCAGTGAAATTCAGCATTATTTTCAAGAAGTGGATTTTGAGTATTTACAAGAAGATTTGCCGAAAATTTTATCATCTATGGAGGTAGGCTCTGAACGAATTTCTCAAATTGTACTATCTCTACGCAACTTCTCTCGCTTGGATGAAGCTCATAAGAAATCTGTCAATATACATGAAGGTATTGAAAGTACCTTGTTAATTTTACAAGAGCGCCTGAATGGTAGGGCAGACCGCCAAAAGATTCAGGTAATCAGAGCATATGGAGAATTACCGTTAGTAGAATGCTATGCTAGTCACTTGAACCAAGTTTTCATGAATTTATTGATAAATGCAATAGATGCTCTAGATGAGCAAAATTCCCCACCATTGTTGATCAACAAGTTAGAACCTCCAACTATTTGGATTCGTACAGAGATATCACATCAGAATTGGGTAAAAATTAGCATTTCTGACAATGGGTCGGGCATTCCGACAGATATACAGTCAAAAATCTTTGATCCTTTCTTTACTACTAAACCAGTTGGCAAAGGAACAGGTCTAGGGCTATCTATCAGCTATCAAATTATTGTGGAAAAGCATCACGGACAGCTAAGTTGTTATTCTGAGATAGGTAAAAGAACTGAATTTGTGATTAACATTCCTTGCTAA
- a CDS encoding amino acid adenylation domain-containing protein gives MEIDYQDIAVHQLVENQVLLTPTKVAIIFQNQQLTYGELNEKANKLAHYLKSLGVSSETLVGICVERSLFMVIGLLAILKAGGAYVPLDPSYPSERLAFMLEDSQLPILVTQQHLSEKLTPHSAKTVFLDSDWEAIAQYSPENPINQVCADNLAYVIYTSGSTGKPKGVEIVHGAVVNFLISMQQKPGLTSQDILLAVTTISFDIAVLELFLPLTVGTTSVIVSREVATDAIQLFQTINDSGATVMQATPATWRMLLAIGWEGNQNLKIICGGELLTRHLANQLLERSSSVWNMYGPTETTIWSTVDKVESGDGAITIGSPILNTQIYVLKEPARRKNDILEPVVDEEEGQVYIGGVGLARGYWNRPELTAEKFITDPFRNDPTVRLYKTGDLARYLPDGSISIIGRIDHQVKVRGHRIELGDIEATLSQHTQVQECVVVVREDSPGDMRLVAYVVPKSQLSNMRPAQLRAWLKEKLPDYMVPAIVVFIDSLPLTPNCKVDRRALPRPTLDLIEEFVPPRTELEKQLTKIWTAILGMEVDVCQNFFESGGNSLTSPVLLYRINKTFQIELSLDCLFKAPTIAELAKVIQSVQGFGSADKFVNNLDQMRADAILESTIQPLTVAKTEPQNIFLTGTTGFIGAFLLQELLQQNSQATVYCLVRANSLEAASDRLRQSLEKYEIWHESFGKRIVPVVGDLSQPLLGLSEAQFTELADRIEVIYHSGAYVNLVYPYSALRGTNVVGTREILRLAVHTKTIPVHHISTLDVFQSSEHQGKKVILETDDILSGKGYLDGYSQSKWVAEKLVMAARDRGLPVYIYRLGMITGDSKTGGFQPSNMISRMIKGFIQMGYAPEWELNMNLTPVDYVVAAIAYLSRQPDSYGDTFHLLSPYVLSLNQLVADLNLLSYPVTSIPFYQWQAKLLDMPPENALTPMASLFTKKVSNQQQTFIETTVLTSSQVFDSRNTQMGLAGTDIICSPINSSVLKNYLSYFRRCGFLTKSTHLTYIS, from the coding sequence ATGGAAATTGATTATCAAGATATTGCCGTTCATCAATTAGTTGAAAACCAAGTTTTATTGACACCAACTAAAGTAGCTATTATTTTTCAGAATCAACAATTAACATATGGAGAACTGAATGAGAAAGCCAACAAATTGGCACATTATTTAAAGTCTTTAGGAGTTAGTTCAGAAACGTTGGTGGGTATTTGCGTGGAGCGATCGCTGTTCATGGTGATTGGCTTGTTAGCAATCCTCAAAGCAGGTGGTGCCTACGTTCCGCTCGATCCATCCTATCCATCTGAGCGCCTAGCTTTTATGTTAGAGGACTCGCAACTACCGATTTTAGTAACGCAACAGCATCTATCAGAAAAACTAACGCCACACTCAGCTAAAACCGTTTTTCTGGATAGTGATTGGGAAGCGATCGCTCAGTATAGTCCCGAAAATCCCATTAACCAAGTTTGTGCAGATAACTTAGCATATGTCATTTACACTTCTGGTTCCACTGGCAAACCCAAAGGTGTGGAAATTGTTCATGGTGCTGTAGTGAATTTCTTAATTTCAATGCAACAAAAGCCAGGATTGACATCTCAAGATATTCTTTTGGCAGTAACAACTATATCTTTTGATATTGCCGTTCTAGAACTTTTCCTGCCCTTAACAGTGGGAACTACCAGTGTGATCGTGAGTCGAGAAGTAGCAACCGATGCAATTCAACTTTTTCAAACAATCAATGACTCCGGCGCTACAGTTATGCAAGCTACCCCGGCAACCTGGCGGATGTTGTTAGCAATTGGTTGGGAAGGCAATCAAAATCTGAAAATTATTTGTGGTGGAGAACTTCTGACTCGACATTTAGCAAACCAACTACTAGAACGTAGTTCTTCGGTTTGGAATATGTATGGTCCCACGGAAACTACTATTTGGTCAACCGTTGACAAAGTAGAATCTGGTGACGGAGCAATAACTATTGGTTCCCCCATTTTAAATACCCAAATCTATGTACTTAAAGAACCAGCTCGCCGCAAAAATGACATTTTAGAACCCGTTGTTGACGAAGAAGAAGGACAGGTTTACATCGGTGGTGTGGGACTAGCACGAGGCTATTGGAATCGTCCTGAACTGACGGCGGAAAAGTTTATCACTGACCCTTTTAGAAATGATCCCACAGTCCGTCTCTATAAAACAGGTGATTTAGCTCGTTATTTACCAGACGGTAGCATCTCTATCATTGGCAGAATTGACCATCAAGTAAAAGTTCGCGGACACCGGATTGAGTTGGGAGATATTGAAGCAACATTGTCACAACATACTCAAGTCCAGGAATGTGTAGTCGTTGTCAGAGAAGATTCTCCTGGAGATATGCGTTTGGTGGCTTATGTGGTGCCGAAGTCGCAATTATCAAATATGCGTCCAGCACAGTTACGAGCATGGCTAAAAGAAAAACTACCTGATTACATGGTTCCTGCCATTGTGGTTTTTATAGATAGCTTACCGTTGACTCCTAACTGCAAAGTTGATCGTCGAGCCTTACCACGCCCAACTCTTGATTTAATAGAGGAATTTGTACCTCCCCGAACAGAGTTAGAGAAGCAACTAACTAAAATTTGGACTGCTATTTTAGGAATGGAAGTTGATGTATGTCAAAATTTCTTTGAATCAGGAGGAAATTCCCTCACTTCCCCTGTGTTACTCTACCGGATAAATAAAACATTCCAAATAGAATTGTCTCTAGATTGTTTGTTTAAAGCTCCGACAATTGCTGAGTTAGCCAAAGTGATTCAGTCTGTTCAAGGTTTTGGTTCTGCTGACAAATTTGTAAATAACCTCGACCAGATGCGGGCTGATGCAATTTTAGAATCAACAATCCAGCCACTAACTGTCGCTAAAACTGAGCCTCAAAATATTTTCTTGACAGGTACAACAGGTTTTATTGGTGCTTTTCTTTTGCAGGAATTGCTACAACAGAATTCACAGGCAACTGTTTACTGTCTAGTCCGTGCCAATAGTTTAGAAGCTGCTAGCGATCGCCTGCGTCAAAGTCTAGAAAAGTACGAAATTTGGCACGAGAGTTTTGGCAAGCGAATTGTCCCCGTGGTCGGAGATTTATCACAGCCTTTGTTGGGACTATCCGAAGCGCAGTTTACAGAATTGGCAGATCGGATTGAGGTGATCTATCACAGTGGTGCATATGTAAATTTAGTTTATCCTTACAGTGCTTTACGGGGTACAAACGTTGTCGGCACCAGGGAAATTTTGCGTTTAGCCGTTCATACAAAAACCATTCCAGTTCACCATATTTCTACCTTAGATGTCTTTCAATCTTCAGAACATCAAGGGAAAAAAGTAATTCTTGAAACCGATGATATTCTCAGTGGTAAAGGATATTTAGATGGTTATTCCCAAAGTAAATGGGTAGCCGAAAAATTAGTCATGGCAGCGCGCGATCGCGGTTTACCAGTTTATATTTATCGCTTAGGAATGATTACAGGGGATAGTAAAACAGGTGGTTTTCAGCCTAGTAACATGATTAGCAGAATGATTAAAGGATTCATTCAAATGGGTTATGCCCCTGAATGGGAACTAAATATGAACCTGACTCCCGTAGACTATGTAGTTGCCGCGATCGCCTATTTGTCACGCCAACCAGATTCCTATGGCGACACCTTTCATTTATTAAGTCCCTACGTATTATCACTTAATCAACTAGTGGCGGATTTGAACTTACTGAGTTATCCTGTTACTTCTATTCCTTTCTACCAGTGGCAAGCAAAGCTACTCGATATGCCTCCAGAAAATGCTTTAACGCCGATGGCTTCTTTATTTACAAAGAAGGTATCAAATCAGCAACAAACTTTTATCGAGACAACTGTTCTGACATCATCCCAAGTTTTTGATTCCCGTAACACGCAAATGGGACTGGCTGGCACCGATATTATCTGTTCACCAATCAACTCTTCTGTGTTGAAAAATTATTTGTCCTATTTCAGGCGTTGTGGTTTCCTCACTAAATCTACTCACTTAACTTATATATCCTGA